The following proteins come from a genomic window of Rutidosis leptorrhynchoides isolate AG116_Rl617_1_P2 chromosome 10, CSIRO_AGI_Rlap_v1, whole genome shotgun sequence:
- the LOC139872382 gene encoding uncharacterized protein — MTYDGQFLRSLTCCNDKIYAVNSDCFIGHVLIQVDIVPVKGKGGDVIIQLVMFGVCPYSESNRERHDLFIKGYDTELFCVNVYYLWKTKKIADVPLFRLDIGSIKSEELECLKKWDVSDKKWDIIEEVDFEELRDLGITLNMWEEMKDLKDGIFYADLGRDGSIYYNPTVGSELGGGGYIHIRDRMEEILHVYHVRDKTIIPSPMPSRVVSTTHVSMWEGTRLEDDDVEDKCTTTFKQ, encoded by the exons ATGACATATGACGGCCAATTTCTACGTAGCCTAACTTGTTGCAATGATAAAATATACGCTGTAAATTCCGATTGTTTTATCGGTCATGTGCTCATACAAGTTGATATTGTACCAGTAAAGGGCAAAGGAGGAGATGTTATTATTCAACTTGTGATGTTTGGGGTTTGTCCTTATTCCGAATCTAACCGTGAGAGACATGATTTATTTATTAAAGGATATGATACCGAATTGTTTTGCGTTAACGTTTATTATCTTTGGAAGACCAAAAAAATTGCTGATGTGCCTTTGTTTCGATTGGACATTGGTAGCATAAAGTCGGAAGAATTGGAATGCCTCAAGAAATGGGACGTGAGTGATAAGAAATGGGACATCATAGAAGAAGTCGATTTTGAAGAGCTTCGGGACTTGGGCATTACCCTAAATATGTGGGAAGAAATGAAGGACTTGAAAGATGGTATCTTTTATGCAGATCTTGGACGTGATGGCTCCATATATTATAACCCGACAGTTGGCTCTGAGTTAGGGGGCGGTGGTTATATACACATCCGTGACAGAATGGAAGAAATATTACACGTGTACCATGTCAGAGATAAAACCATCATCCCATCTCCTATGCCTTCGCGAGTGGTCTCAACAACCCATGTGTCCATGTGGGAAGGAACACG GCTAGAAGACGATGATGTAGAAGATAAATGCACAACTACTTTCAAACAATAA